From the genome of Flavobacterium luteolum, one region includes:
- a CDS encoding FAD:protein FMN transferase: MHKLFSYKTSLFFVIVCCVSAHSQVLRKRTTLLMGGRFDISIVDKDSLSAEKNIDEVIAEITRIEYLISDWKPTSQVSEVNQNAGIKPVKVDREVFELTKRAIKFSEITNGGFDISFAAMDRIWKFDGSMTEMPSAEAIKKSVEKVGYKNIILDSTESTIFLKLKGMKIGFGALGEGYATDKCRAIMIAKGVQAGIINGSGDMSTWGKQPNGKDWKIGITNPFKPEKILAAVPLIDGAVTTSGSYEKFVVFNGKRYSHIINPATGYPATGLCSVTVFGPNAETANGLSTSMMILGQKEGLLLLQKFPDYSCVMITDKGKIIRSKNFSYKL; the protein is encoded by the coding sequence ATGCATAAATTATTTTCCTATAAAACTTCATTGTTTTTTGTAATTGTTTGCTGTGTATCTGCACATTCGCAAGTATTACGAAAAAGAACAACGCTTTTGATGGGCGGACGTTTTGATATTTCTATTGTAGACAAAGATTCTCTTTCGGCAGAAAAAAATATAGATGAAGTTATTGCCGAAATTACCCGAATTGAATATTTAATCTCCGATTGGAAACCGACTTCTCAAGTTTCTGAAGTCAATCAGAATGCTGGAATAAAACCTGTAAAAGTCGATCGCGAAGTTTTTGAATTGACTAAAAGAGCCATCAAATTTTCTGAAATCACAAACGGCGGTTTTGACATCAGTTTTGCGGCAATGGATAGGATTTGGAAATTTGACGGTTCGATGACGGAAATGCCTTCGGCGGAAGCCATAAAAAAATCGGTAGAAAAAGTTGGCTATAAAAATATTATCCTAGACAGCACAGAATCGACTATTTTCTTAAAATTAAAAGGAATGAAAATTGGATTCGGCGCTTTAGGTGAAGGTTATGCAACCGATAAATGCCGTGCGATAATGATTGCAAAAGGCGTTCAGGCAGGAATTATAAATGGTTCTGGAGATATGAGCACTTGGGGAAAACAACCCAACGGAAAAGATTGGAAAATCGGAATCACAAATCCGTTTAAGCCTGAAAAGATTTTGGCAGCTGTTCCTTTAATCGACGGTGCTGTTACGACTTCGGGCAGTTATGAAAAATTTGTAGTTTTTAACGGAAAACGTTATTCGCATATTATAAATCCTGCAACAGGTTATCCTGCCACTGGTTTATGCAGTGTAACAGTTTTTGGTCCAAACGCTGAAACCGCCAACGGATTAAGTACTTCTATGATGATTTTAGGTCAGAAAGAAGGCTTGCTTTTACTTCAAAAATTCCCAGATTATAGTTGTGTAATGATTACGGATAAAGGGAAAATTATTAGGTCTAAAAACTTCTCTTATAAACTGTGA
- a CDS encoding TonB-dependent receptor, with product MRILYALFFMMTFSGWSQTGKITGKVYFANNETAFGASVQITGTKKFVVVDNDGQFEIKGLAYGSYDLEISSMEAKPKKVNISVNRPSHQINIALEKITDPKALKEVKIEKKTFKKDIIEKGFAVNVIETQEAAKRNLQTNDLLDRSGGVRIRQNGGLGSAVTYNINGMSGNAIRIFIDGVPIQTYGASFSLNSIPPALIERIEVFKGVVPAYLADDSLGGAINVVLKKGAKNSLNASVSYGSFNTVQSNVNASYRDKNGFTVKANAFQNYSDNDYEVWGKWVYNIAPNGRYEYIRAKRFESMYRSFGGRLEAGFTNVDWADNLLISYNGSQDFNQIQHGQYMTKPYKGRFSESAANVFSLNYSKKDFLIKNLDFSLISVYSHRNDVINDTVKWNYNWNGEKALGLYGQPILTNTGAQQGAPTINHMRSDIFNTRAGLSYAITENHKVLVNVMTYILDRNDYDEMQPEITRNFIITRDLAKTISSFAYEMTAFQSRLRANLFVKNYNLKNEQRDPQVVTQNGQNVVNEVITSKKTNYTGYGMATSYSILPKVMVMASAEKAIRLPSENEIFGNPGENIISNSNLKPEQSNNFNAGLRFGPYEINHHKFTVSGNAFWRNTEDKIVRQISDRVNEAIQASPFVNLGKAQSVGFEASFQYSFNNRFFAGMNLSKFNSLFKDKYDKNGNVLPNYNKQLPNEPFFNLNGNLQYNFRNVIQSKSELNLYYYCGYVAPFYTSWLETDRTTAQFPQDLGLSYVFPNKQITVSFDARNVFDEQVYDNFAAQKPGRAFYVKLNYTLNKF from the coding sequence ATGAGAATTCTTTACGCTCTCTTTTTTATGATGACTTTTTCCGGGTGGTCTCAAACCGGAAAAATTACAGGAAAAGTCTATTTTGCCAATAATGAAACTGCTTTTGGAGCATCGGTTCAAATAACAGGAACCAAGAAGTTTGTTGTCGTTGACAATGATGGTCAATTTGAAATAAAAGGTTTGGCTTACGGAAGTTACGATTTGGAAATTTCTTCGATGGAAGCTAAACCAAAAAAAGTAAACATATCTGTAAATCGTCCATCTCATCAAATCAATATTGCATTAGAAAAAATAACAGATCCCAAAGCGCTTAAAGAAGTTAAAATTGAAAAGAAAACGTTCAAAAAAGACATTATAGAAAAAGGATTTGCGGTAAATGTTATCGAAACGCAAGAAGCGGCAAAAAGAAATCTGCAAACCAACGATTTATTGGATCGTTCTGGAGGTGTGAGAATCAGGCAAAATGGAGGATTGGGTTCTGCTGTAACGTACAATATTAACGGAATGTCTGGAAATGCTATTCGAATTTTCATTGACGGAGTTCCGATTCAGACTTACGGCGCTTCTTTCAGTTTAAATAGTATTCCGCCCGCTTTAATTGAAAGAATTGAGGTTTTTAAAGGAGTTGTTCCCGCTTATTTAGCTGATGATTCACTTGGAGGCGCAATCAATGTGGTTTTAAAGAAAGGAGCAAAAAATAGTCTAAACGCTTCTGTTTCTTACGGATCATTCAATACCGTGCAATCGAATGTGAATGCTTCTTACAGAGACAAAAACGGATTCACTGTAAAAGCAAATGCATTTCAGAATTACTCGGATAATGATTATGAAGTTTGGGGAAAATGGGTTTACAATATCGCTCCAAATGGACGTTACGAATACATTCGTGCGAAGAGATTTGAGAGTATGTATCGTTCTTTTGGGGGACGATTAGAAGCTGGTTTTACCAATGTCGATTGGGCAGATAATCTACTTATCAGCTACAATGGTTCGCAAGATTTTAATCAGATTCAGCACGGACAATACATGACCAAACCTTATAAAGGACGTTTTAGTGAATCGGCTGCCAATGTTTTTAGCTTGAATTATAGCAAAAAAGACTTTCTAATTAAAAACCTAGATTTTTCTCTTATTTCTGTTTACAGTCACAGAAACGATGTGATAAATGATACAGTAAAATGGAACTACAACTGGAATGGCGAAAAAGCGTTGGGTCTCTATGGCCAGCCAATTTTAACCAATACTGGAGCCCAACAGGGCGCGCCAACCATCAATCATATGAGATCGGATATTTTTAATACTCGAGCTGGTTTAAGTTATGCAATTACTGAAAATCATAAGGTTTTGGTAAATGTTATGACTTACATTCTTGATCGAAATGATTATGATGAAATGCAGCCAGAAATTACTAGAAACTTTATAATTACAAGAGATTTAGCTAAAACCATTTCTTCATTTGCTTATGAAATGACGGCGTTTCAATCTCGATTGAGAGCGAATCTTTTTGTAAAAAATTACAATCTGAAAAATGAACAAAGAGATCCGCAAGTTGTAACTCAAAACGGGCAAAATGTAGTAAACGAAGTCATTACCTCTAAAAAAACCAATTATACAGGTTATGGAATGGCAACTTCGTACTCTATTCTGCCAAAAGTTATGGTTATGGCTTCTGCTGAGAAGGCAATCAGACTTCCTTCTGAAAATGAAATATTTGGTAATCCTGGAGAAAACATCATCAGCAATTCTAACCTAAAACCAGAACAGAGCAATAATTTTAATGCTGGTCTTCGTTTTGGTCCATACGAAATTAACCATCACAAATTTACTGTTTCAGGAAATGCTTTCTGGAGAAATACTGAAGACAAAATTGTACGTCAGATTAGCGATCGTGTAAACGAAGCGATTCAAGCTTCACCTTTCGTAAACTTAGGAAAAGCGCAATCTGTGGGTTTTGAAGCTTCTTTTCAATACTCTTTCAACAATCGTTTTTTTGCGGGAATGAATCTTTCAAAATTCAATTCGCTGTTTAAAGATAAATATGATAAAAACGGAAACGTTCTTCCGAACTATAATAAACAGCTTCCAAATGAGCCTTTCTTTAATTTAAACGGAAATCTTCAATACAATTTTAGAAATGTAATTCAGAGCAAATCAGAGCTTAATTTATATTACTACTGCGGTTATGTTGCGCCATTTTATACTTCATGGCTAGAAACCGACAGAACCACTGCACAGTTTCCACAGGATTTAGGTTTGAGTTATGTTTTTCCAAACAAGCAGATCACAGTAAGTTTTGATGCAAGAAATGTTTTTGACGAACAGGTTTATGACAATTTTGCGGCTCAAAAGCCTGGAAGAGCCTTTTATGTAAAACTCAATTATACTTTAAATAAATTTTAA
- a CDS encoding M20/M25/M40 family metallo-hydrolase codes for MQTLKHFLPAILFLSIQLNAQSNDMSKTFYKHDKFLSSDKLEGRFVGTKGNNEAAAYILKYFKKYGLKQFNDSYYQPFKVFVKEGINKMKSDSVSTQNVVGYIEGSDSSLKNEYIVIGAHYDHWGWGGQGSGSKKKEAFAIHNGADDNASGVSALLCILEEISKQKVKPKRSIIFISFSGEEEGLLGSKYFVNHLPVPKEAVKVMLNMDMVGRLNDKKELYMGGAGTFPNGVELMKKLQENSGLNPVIHAGDVGGSDHVSFYKESISAVGFHTGGHPQYHTPEDDIDLINSDGGELVAKYIYNALIQIANYEEALVFIKQN; via the coding sequence ATGCAAACTTTAAAACACTTTCTTCCAGCAATTTTATTTTTGAGTATTCAATTGAATGCGCAAAGTAATGACATGTCTAAGACCTTTTACAAACATGACAAATTTCTTTCATCAGATAAATTAGAAGGACGTTTTGTTGGAACAAAAGGAAACAATGAAGCAGCAGCTTATATTCTCAAGTATTTTAAAAAATATGGTTTAAAGCAATTCAATGATAGTTATTATCAGCCTTTCAAAGTATTTGTTAAAGAAGGAATCAATAAAATGAAATCGGATAGTGTGTCAACGCAAAATGTTGTGGGTTACATTGAAGGTTCAGATTCTAGTTTGAAAAACGAATACATAGTAATTGGTGCGCATTACGATCACTGGGGCTGGGGCGGACAAGGTTCTGGAAGTAAAAAGAAAGAAGCCTTTGCTATTCATAACGGAGCAGATGATAATGCGTCTGGAGTTTCGGCTTTGCTGTGCATTTTAGAAGAAATCTCAAAACAAAAAGTAAAACCAAAACGAAGTATCATTTTTATTTCGTTTAGCGGAGAAGAAGAAGGATTACTGGGTTCAAAATATTTTGTCAATCATCTTCCAGTTCCAAAAGAAGCTGTAAAAGTAATGCTCAATATGGATATGGTCGGAAGATTGAACGATAAAAAAGAACTTTATATGGGTGGCGCAGGAACTTTTCCGAACGGAGTAGAATTAATGAAAAAGCTGCAAGAAAACTCAGGATTAAACCCTGTTATTCATGCTGGTGATGTAGGCGGTTCAGATCATGTTTCTTTTTACAAAGAATCCATTTCGGCAGTTGGTTTCCATACAGGCGGACATCCCCAATATCATACGCCAGAAGATGATATTGATTTGATTAATTCAGATGGAGGCGAATTAGTTGCTAAATATATTTATAACGCACTCATACAAATTGCCAATTACGAAGAAGCTTTGGTTTTCATTAAACAGAACTAA
- a CDS encoding sialidase family protein: MILKTKYTVAALLALFLFSNEINAQVKAVNIESSYIADPPVTTNSHASTLVEYKPNEILAAWFGGKYEGAKDVGIYISAYKDKKWSAPKELIQPLIKNGDTLPCWNPVLFKSKSQNLYLFYKIGKNPREWFGAMMVSKDNGTTWGEPKYLPEGILGPIRNKPIETTPGVILCGSSTESVGTDEWRVHVEEYTEATDSWKKIAVENTQNFDIIQPTFLIHSKSDIQMLSRSKHNKVVSSWSGDNGKSWIRTNTINVINSNSGIDALTVNKNLFLLVNNPLPIGKDWFNGRNLLDVEYSKDGLKWTKLFDLEKQEKGEFSYPAIIQTTDKRIHILYTYDRKYIKHTSFELSL; encoded by the coding sequence ATGATTTTAAAGACAAAATATACTGTTGCAGCGCTATTGGCTTTATTTCTTTTTTCGAATGAAATAAACGCACAGGTAAAAGCGGTAAATATCGAAAGCAGTTATATTGCAGATCCGCCTGTTACAACCAATAGTCACGCCTCAACTTTGGTCGAATACAAACCAAACGAAATTTTAGCAGCTTGGTTTGGCGGAAAATATGAAGGAGCAAAAGATGTCGGAATTTATATTTCAGCTTATAAAGACAAAAAATGGTCTGCACCAAAAGAACTGATTCAGCCTTTAATTAAAAACGGAGATACCTTGCCATGCTGGAATCCGGTTTTGTTTAAAAGCAAAAGCCAGAATTTGTATTTGTTTTATAAAATCGGAAAAAATCCGAGAGAATGGTTTGGCGCTATGATGGTTTCAAAAGATAACGGAACAACATGGGGAGAACCAAAATATCTTCCAGAAGGAATTTTAGGTCCAATTCGAAACAAACCAATCGAAACTACTCCAGGCGTAATTTTATGTGGAAGCAGTACAGAAAGTGTAGGTACCGACGAATGGCGTGTGCATGTTGAAGAATATACAGAAGCTACAGATTCTTGGAAGAAAATAGCGGTAGAAAACACTCAGAATTTCGATATCATTCAGCCCACATTTTTAATTCATAGCAAGAGTGATATTCAGATGCTGTCTCGAAGCAAACACAATAAAGTGGTTTCGAGCTGGTCTGGAGATAATGGTAAAAGCTGGATTAGAACCAATACCATAAATGTCATTAATTCCAATTCGGGTATCGATGCTTTAACAGTAAACAAAAATCTGTTTTTATTAGTAAATAATCCGCTGCCAATTGGAAAAGACTGGTTTAACGGACGAAATCTTCTGGACGTAGAATATTCTAAAGATGGTTTAAAATGGACGAAATTATTCGATCTCGAAAAACAGGAAAAAGGAGAATTCAGTTATCCAGCCATAATCCAAACCACAGACAAGAGAATACACATTTTGTATACTTATGATCGAAAATATATTAAACATACTTCTTTTGAGCTTAGTCTATAA